The Solea senegalensis isolate Sse05_10M linkage group LG11, IFAPA_SoseM_1, whole genome shotgun sequence genomic interval ATATCATAGTCAGTAAATCACATTCATAGCCAGTTGTGCACCATGTCTACACATGTCAGAGCTGCGGGgtgttttcatacatttaaaaacacctgaTGATTGTTGTGTGGTCtatgcaacaaaaaaattaatacaATGCCACTTTGGGCAAACGACTGGATTAATtcaattaattcaattaaacgactgttaattcattcattcatcttctactacttcatcctccacatgagggttgcggggggcgctggtgcccaTCCCAGCCGACaaaaggcggggttcaccccggacaggccacatagagacaaacggacaatttagattgtccaattTGCCTTATTCccaaatttgcatgtttttggactgtgggaggaaaccggagaacccagagaaacccACTTaggaagtgaaataaaacaaataaatgaagagatGGTGAGATACAGTGCTGCTGGTTCTCTGTATGACAGAATCAGTCTGGACCCAGAGATATTTAGAAGGGCAgatgaaaaaaattaattgcTTTACAGCCCTATGGACACATTGTATCAGTAAAGCTCATTGAGAtattgtatgttgtgatttaaatacCATTTGATTTGACATGTTCACCCAATAGATTTAAACCAGCCTTATGCAAcgttgtatgtgtgtgcatatatggaAGGAGAACACATTATAGCATTCAACAAAATCAGCTTACCTCTCCATCTGTGAACCACtttattaatgtgttgttgATGAAGAAATTGGATGATGcgtaaaaactgtaaaaaccgATCTCCTGTGGAAAACCACTCTCATTCCAGAACACTATGGAATAGTGTCCGAACCTGGggtcaccattttcatcaaactgaatactttgatttaaaagtgtaaaatttGACTTCATCAGCTCTGCTTGAACCTGGTGTGAAGACACAAAGTGACATGCTGTACAAATGGTGGTTAAAAATCAGTTGAACACTGCCCTGGTAAATTTTAATAAACTTGTTGTTACTGTTAGCGCTAGAAGTTGTTCACAAACCCTGAAAATCATTCTGagtaattgtatttgtatactCACCAGATATGGGTACACTGTAATGTTGTCGTTACATATCCCGGCTCCACATTGCAATACATTGTGTAAGGCATGGGCGATGGCATACACAGCAGAATACACAGGGAAAGAGAAAGATGGGTCTGCACCAATGACATCTTCAGCACTCAAGTTGCTGCAGTTGTGAACCTGAGTACAAAACCTGAATTGTTTTTCGCTCTCACAGAGAGTCCGACTTAGAGAGGAATAGATATAATCATCAAACCCAGGTATTGTCATTTTTGATTGCGAGATCCCAAGCACCGTGCCAATATTCCTGATTCCTTTCATCTTGGGGAGCCTCCTGTGCAAAGCCCATCCGTCATCTGCGATCCAGAccttgtgtgtgatgtttagCTGTATCGCTGACTCAATGAGAATTTCAGCCCATACTATTGAAGCGAAAACAATAATTACATGTATTTGCTGTTCATCTATCTGTCTGAATATGTTGGAGTAATTTGAATTTTCATGAAGGCCTTTTTTGTATGCCAGGCAGATATCAGTATCCTCAATTCCATTAATGAACATTTCGAGTCCATCATTGCCAAAACTGTTATCACTGTTCAGGAAAGCAACCCAGTGCCATTTAAAGTGTTGCAAAATATCAATGATCACTTGTATGACATCTGCATTCGGACTCACTGTGCGTGAGAAAGACGGGTACACCCATTTGTCTGATAGGACAGAGCTAGACGCTCCATAACTCACCTGCCGAAAGAGCAGTAGGGAAATTAATCATTTCTAGTGACCATTAACCCTCAAATGCAATGTAATGACAATTTTACGTcaataacattttcaattttaactCGTTAAAATGTGGTAATTGCAAACTTACCACAGGAATAATGTCCACCATGAACAGTGGGGCAATAGTCAGTGCCTGAGTGCTTGTAAAGGGACCAACCACTGATATTACTTTGGGAATGTTCGCCTTATTTGCGCGTTGCTTGCGTGGTTCACCCCGAGCTTGGGTTAAGTCATTGACTGAGAGGAAGTCGAACATTTCAGGAAAGTTGTGAGTGTCTGAGCAGTAGTCAAATATTTCGTAGCCAAGAGATACATTTGGCAGTAGGCTGGTGGAGTTATTGATTTCCTCTACAGCAAATCTCATCAACTGAAACATTCGATAATTTGAAGGAAATAGGGTTTGActgcaaatgaagaaaaaaacccaaaacaaaacagcatgaGAGTCAAGTGTACTCAGTGTGGcttcaaaaacacttttaaacattGTCGTAGCAAATGAGCGTAAGAGATACTAGGCTGTAGCAATCGATCTTATACAGCAAAGTTCTTGAAATTGCGATTAAAAAGTCTTATTCTTATTCATCATTGGTTTCAATTTAGATTTATGACAAGACTCACCTGGAGCAATCGATTCCTTCTGGTCTGTCGTGAAGAACGTGACTGCTGATGTAATGAATATTAAAAAGTCCACCTAACAAATAATCTCCTTCCAGATGAAACTCTGAGGCTGAGACACTGCTTTGACTTGAGGCCCACAGAATACATCCGAGCAGACACAGAGAAGCAGGAAGACGTTTCATCATGGCTATTGTTATCATTTACTAAACTGATATGAACTATACTCATATTTGCCTCGGACTTTTGTTGTGACACACAGGTGGTGTTTTAGCCTCAGCGTTCATTTCCATGCATGTGGGATACATGGTTGGAAGAGAACTCACAAATCAGTATGCAAAAGCATTTAAGTGCTGCTGCACTGGCTTCCTGTGACACAAGGTTTCGCAACCACCATGAGCAAACAAGGCAGTGCCTCTGTCATGGATCAAAAATACACTTCACTCTCTGTCACAGATATAAATGTGTACAAATCTTGACAAACATTGAAAAGATGTCTGCTTGCATAGTTTTGGAGACAGCTTCCTTTTACTGCAGCACTTATAGAAGACGAGAGGAGAAGAGAACTCCTGCGGTTTATGAAGCCAAAGACAGTGCCAGTCTTGTGGCAAGATGTGGCAACCCAATGTGATGCGACCCATTGTTTAgtgaactcccattttgaagccttgagtttGATATTTCGGTCAGCAccaagttgtttttctttgaaaccAGTAGAACCCGTGGTTGGAAGAGCAGCGATGGGCCACGCTGTGTCCATGACCTAAAACATGCTGCTATTTACTGTCCATTCAATTTTAAACTAGACCATAATTTCCAAAGTGGACATCATGCGGTGTTGAAGAAGATTATTATTGAGAACATAAACCCTTCATACAGGACGTGAGGCTGTTCAACAGAGCATGCGTTTCAGACACGCCTCAACCTGTAGACCAGGAGAATCTATATGGCATAATCCACAGACTGGGGATTTAAAGATGGGCAACATGACAGCTTTCCAAAAATGAAGGCAAACCAACTTGATCCACCCTCATAAACTCAGATAATGAGATGACAGCAGTGGACTGTTCAGCATTGGCACTCATGCATTGACACTTTTTAATGGCCAGTGTTGACACAATTACAGTTCCTGAAAACCGCTAACTACAAATAATccaatgtactgtatgtgacctTTGCATAAAAAGTCCCTTTCAATCCACAGTGAAACTGAAGTGGTTCAGATTAAGCCAATTAAGGAGTCGGTCTCTAATCTCTAAAGGACAGATTGCAGTCATGCATGCTCATGAATGTGAAAACAGAAGTGTAGTCATAATGAAGTTGTCTGTAATGTTGATATATTGTCAAACTGTATATTCTCAGAGTGAATATTATACAGTaactgttgttattttatttatacatggaCCCAATATTATGTTCTCTCATGGGGCCCAAAAAGGAGCCTagttctcacttgatttataatgtcattttccTGAGGACTTATTGCTCTCAATCACTTGTTTCACGTCTTCTTCAACAGCACACGATGTCAGCTTTAttaattatgttcccatttaaagaaaaatggctGATAAAATACGGCACATATGTTATATGTGCCGTATATGTTATACGGCACATAAtgcttataaaaaaaaacagctctcCCTCTCATGTGATATAGGATTATCTGACTTTTTCATGCTTGAGGTCAGTCAGGCTGTGTGGCAGCATGATGTAGCTTATTCCAAGAGAActcaaatttttattttttttattttttattttcagctttttccacacacacacacaatttaaatacacatgaaaACCGGTTGttaaaaacccacacatttgAAAGTGATTAAAAGGTTTAGAAtacaaaaatgtgaatttacaATGTATAaaatagtacaaaaaaaagtaaattatgttcccagaTGGAAAATGACTGGTGTGACTATGCCAATTTAAATAGATGAGTGTTGAGATGAGATTTGAAAAGGGAGAGTCTGAGTAGTATAGCATATGTCACAACACAATTTTTCTGTAGTTTTGtcttcaaagttttttttattagatacatatttttaatagCTAAAGCAACTCTCTTTCCACTGCACCCACTGCCTGGACTTATAGAACAAAGTGTTACCTTCTTAAAAAGGATCACACAAAATTGTcacatgtaaatatacacaaattAAATGAAGTAAACCCTGcagctttttgtttgtgctcGAATGCCACCTCCTCTTACAAATTGTATCTGCACAATTTAACATTGCACCACACAAGTCATTTGAAAGAGGTCAATTTGCAATCACACAGCAGATGAAAGTGATGAATGGTCCGGACTACGACTACAATTTGAATTCCTCCTCCACTGGAGCAGAGCTCCCTGTTCTACCTTTCCTCACAATTTGAGACAGATTCCATATAGTGAAGTTAAAGTTACATAAAAACACGAGTGGCTCATATGTAAGACTGAAAAATCAAAAGACAATCATATGAAGTAGAATGAAACTCAGTCAATCTCAAATGCTTTCAAATATGCCCTGAAATATTAATAACCTACTGTATAACAGACCAAAAACTGTAATAATGATTTATGTGTACGAAATGTTGATTGACAATAAGGTAGGCACAACATGTCTTTGTGTACTGTTTAATCTATTCTTTAAATTTAAGAAACTACTGGCTAATTGTTTTGGTATAATTCTGAATGAGGTCTTGGAAatacttctgtgtgtttttgtgaggcTGATAAAGGATGATGTAacattttggcaggaagtaCCACAGCAGAAAAGAGTAAAGACTGGAGAGTATTGCCAAAGCATTATGAGTTTCGATTTGCTTGCCACGGTAAAGCATGAATTCAGTGGCAAAACCAGTCCAGGTGAGGATCAGCAGGAGCAGACAGAAAGTTATTACTTTGGCCTCATTATAGTTTTTTGGGAGGTCTTTCCCCATgtaggagaaaacaaaacaaagggagcacaataataaaagtaaaattgcTGAAGCAGAATTTGCT includes:
- the LOC122777033 gene encoding taste receptor type 1 member 1-like — its product is MKRLPASLCLLGCILWASSQSSVSASEFHLEGDYLLGGLFNIHYISSHVLHDRPEGIDCSSQTLFPSNYRMFQLMRFAVEEINNSTSLLPNVSLGYEIFDYCSDTHNFPEMFDFLSVNDLTQARGEPRKQRANKANIPKVISVVGPFTSTQALTIAPLFMVDIIPVVSYGASSSVLSDKWVYPSFSRTVSPNADVIQVIIDILQHFKWHWVAFLNSDNSFGNDGLEMFINGIEDTDICLAYKKGLHENSNYSNIFRQIDEQQIHVIIVFASIVWAEILIESAIQLNITHKVWIADDGWALHRRLPKMKGIRNIGTVLGISQSKMTIPGFDDYIYSSLSRTLCESEKQFRFCTQVHNCSNLSAEDVIGADPSFSFPVYSAVYAIAHALHNVLQCGAGICNDNITVYPYLVQAELMKSNFTLLNQSIQFDENGDPRFGHYSIVFWNESGFPQEIGFYSFYASSNFFINNTLIKWFTDGEVPTSVCSPECSVGFAKEPDAIHKCCFICEMCAPGTYINTTENPYDCIECAETEWSTEASTSCNLRLVEYIRFTDSAAILIMVGALILVGITLAMSVLFAINYNTPVVRSAGGPMCFLILGCLCLSSFSVFFYIDKPTFYFCILRYFPFFLFYTVCIACFVVRSFQIVCIFTIAAKFPNAHSWWIKYHGQWLVITVISVTQALFLVIGYSQGPPKPIETLWYPDKILLECDVNMKVNYASITLLVLLCSLCFVFSYMGKDLPKNYNEAKVITFCLLLLILTWVLFGTYHNLTRGNSITTLNAVAVLFSLYCFLLWYFLPKCYIIVFQPHKNTQQYFQGLIQNYTKTISQ